Genomic segment of Rhodococcus rhodochrous:
GTGTCTTCTGGCCGATCGCCGTGATGCTCGTCGTCCATCGCACGGCGATCCTCGCCGTCGACGGTGCGCGCACGGACGACTTCACCGGTGTCTACCGCGCAGCCGTCGCCTTCTGGAACCGTGAACCGGTCTACACAGCGACGTACGAACACGTCGACCCGCACTACCTCTACCCGCCGTCGGGTTCGCTGCTGATCGCACCGTTCGCGGCCCTCGAACACGAACTCTCACGATGGGCGTTCATCGGGGTCAACGCGGCGGCCGTCCTCGTCGCCGTGTACCTCGTCGTGCGGATGCTCGGGTACACGGCGCGATCGGCGGCGTTCCCGATCGCGGTGACGGTCGCCTTCGCTTCCGAATCGGTGATCAACACCCTGGTGTTCACCAACATCAACGGTGTGGTCCTACTCGGTCAGATGGCGTTCCTGACATTGTTGCTGGCGCGGCGGGACCTCTGGGCCGGCACGGCAATCGGGGTGACCTTCGCGATCAAGCCGATTCTCGCGCCGTTGCTGTTGCTTCCCGTGCTGCGCCGCCAGAGCAAGGCTCTCCTGACCGCCGCAGCGGTGCCGGTCGGGCTCACCGCATTGGCGTGGCGGTGGGCTGCGGATCCGTGGCAGTTCGTCGAACGCACCGTCCCGTATCTGCTGCAGTCCCGCGACTACTTCAACAGTTCGATCACCGGCAACGGCACCTATTACGGTCTGCCCGAGCCCCTGATCCTCGGGTTGCGCATCGGTTTCGCGGTGCTCGCCGCGGCCACGATGTATCTGCTCCACCGTTACCACCGGCACGACGAGGTGTTCTTCGTCGTCACCGGTGCCGGCGTGCTGATGACCGCGTCGTTCCTGCTCGGTTCGCTCGGGCAGATGTACTACTCGATGCTTCTGTTCCCGTTGCTCATGAGCGTGGTCCTCCCACAGTCCGTGATGCGGAACTGGCCGGCATGGCTGGCGGTGTACGGCTTCCTCAGCGCCGACGAATGGTATTCGGGCAGATGGGTGGAGGCGGGCCGGTACGCCGAGTACATGCGCCCGACACTGGGCTGGTCGCTGCTGCTCATCGTGATATTCGCGGTGCTGGTCGATCGCCGACGATCCGCACGCGTCCCCGAACCGGTCACAGACCCTTCGGTGGACATCGCTCGGACAGGGCGTCAGAACGCGTCGGCGCCGAAACTCTGAGCATAGTAACCGCGGATGTGCTCGACGATGCGCTTGCGGGCGAGCGTGGCATCGCCGGCGCGGACCGCGTCGACGAGACCGCGGTGCTCGTGACGCAGCCGCACGCAGGTCGCGGGCCAATCGGTGTGCGGTGCGCCCGCGAGGACGTAGCTCTCGATGGAGTCGCGCAGACCGGCCACCATCGCCGCGACGACGAGGTTGCCGGCCGCGTCGGCCATCGCGACATGGAACTGGGCGTCGAGAACCAGGAACTCGGGTGCCGCCAACTCCGGATCGTCCATCGCGTCCAGCAGTTCCTCGGCCGGGGTGAGTTCCGGCGCCGGGGTCCGGTTGGCGAGGGTGTCCATCACCTCGGTCTCGAGCACCAGGCGGGTGCGCACGATGTGGGAGACGGGAAAGTTCTGCGCGGCCACCTGCAGGCGCATGAGCATCGACATCCCGCCGGTGGGTCGCGAGACGATCATCGCGCCGACGTTCGGCCCGGAGCCGGTGTGGGTGCTGAGCAGCCCGAGGGCCTCCATCACCCGCAGTGCCTCACGAACCGAAGACCGGCCGACGCCGAGTTGTGCGGCGAGCGTGCGCTCCGGGGGCAGACGCTGGCCCGGGCCGAGTTCTCCCGAGACCAGCATCTGCTCCAGGTGGTTGAGCACCTGCTCCCACGCACGACCCTCGGACGACGACATGACTTCAGAGCCTAGTCGATTCCGGATCAGGGGAGCATCCAGGACAACACCGGCGTGGACTGCAGGTAGACCAGCACACAGAGGATGACGAGCATCGCGACGCTGTAGCCGATCACCTTGCGCAACAACACCGATTCGCTGCCCGGCTGATCGACCGCGGTGGCGGCGATGGTGAGGTTCTGCGGGCTGATCAGCTTGCCGACCACACCACCGGAGGTGTTCGCCGCGACCAGCAGGGTCGGGTCGATGCCGGCGGTCTGCCCGGCGGCCTGCTGCAGGCGGGCGAACAGGGCGTTGGCGGATGTGTCCGAGCCGGTGACGGCGGTGCCGAGCCAGCCGAGGATCGGGGAGAACAGGGCGAAGATCGCGCCGGTGCCGGCGAGCCACGTGCCGATCGCGACGGTCTGGCCGGACTGGTTCATCACGTAGCTCAGGCCCAGGACGGTGGCCACCGTGGCGATGGCGAGCTTCATCCGCACGACGGTGGTGCCGAAGGTGGCCACGGCCTGGCGGACGGTCAGCGGGAACATGCCGCCGCTGTCCCACCGCGCGTAGACGAGGGTGACGATCGCGCCGCTGAGCAGCAGCAGTGTTCCCGGCGACGACAACCACGAGAAGGTGTAGACCGCGCTGCTCGACGCGTCGCCGTTGCTTGTGAGCAGATTGCCGTACAGGCCGGGCCACTCGATCTTGACATCGGTGGCGGCGAGACGCTCCGGCAGATCGACACCGACGGTCCACAGCTTCGCAACACCGAACACGGTGATGACCAGCAGGTACGGGAACAGGGCCATGACGACGCGCGAGGTGGTCAGCGACTCGTCGGCGACGGGACGCTGCGGAGCACGAGCGGCTCCGGGTCCCTCCGTGCCGGCCTGGACCGCGATGGTATCGGTGCGGGTGCGCGAGAGCTGGTCCTCGGGGGTCCGCGGCTTCCAGACCTGCAGCATCAGTACGGCGGCGGTGAGACCGGCGAGCGAGGCGACGACATCGGTGAGTTCGTACGAGAAGTGGCTCGAGCACCAGAACTGGGCGAGCGCGAAGGTCGTGCCGGTGACCAGTGCGATCGGCCAGGCCTGCCGGACACCGCGACGACCGTCGACGAGGAAGAGCAGCAACAACGGCACGAAGAGAGCCAGGATCGGTGTCTGACGGCCGACGACGGCGGCGATCTCGGTGGCGGGGATGTCGGTCAGGGCGCCGGCGGTGGTGATCGGGATGGCCATGGCGCCGAAGGCGACCGGTGCGGTGTTGGCGATCAGGACCGTGACCGCGGCCCGCAGGGCGGGCATGCCGAGGGTGACGAGCATGGCGCCGGTGATAGCGACGGGCGCGCCGAATCCGGCGAGTGCTTCGAGCATGCCGCCGAAGCAGAAGGCGATGAGCATCGCCTGGATCCGCATGTCGCCGTGACCGATCGAGTTGAAGATGCGCCGCAGATCCTCGAACCGGCCGCTGACGACGGTGAGTTCGTAGAACCAGATCGCAGTGATCACGATCCACATCACCGGGAAGAGCCCGAAGGTAATACCCTGCAGGGCGGACAGGCCGGCCAGCGGCGCGGGCATGTCGAAGCCGATGATCGCGACGACGAGCGCGACGACGAGGGCGCCGAGTCCGGAGTACCAGGCCTTGAGTTTGAAGCCGGCGAGCAGGACGAAGAAGGTCAGCAGCGGCGCAAGGCCCACGAGAGCCGATGCGGTGAGGCTGCCTGCGATGGCGTCAGTGGCGGGTGTGAATGTCACCGCCGATATCCGGGTTGCCACACGAAACTCCTGTGGTTGCGCCGCTGTTGGCGGCGGATCTGATTTCGACCGATGTGGTCAGACCACGTGAAAGTACACCATGGTCCGCGTCACAGTCGACCCGTGACGGAATTTGCGGTCACTGTCCGAAAATGTGCGGCGGATCTCCGGAACGTGTGGTTCAATGTGGTCAGACCACACCCCCGATGCGGAGATCTCCATGCGAATCGCCCTGTTCGCGACGTGCCTCGGCGACACGATGTTCCCGAAGGCCGTTTCGGCCACCGCCCTGCTCCTCACCCGGCTCGGGCACGACGTCGTCTTCCCCGAACGCCAGACCTGCTGCGGCCAGATGCACGTCAACACCGGCTACCAACCCGACGCGCTGCCGCTCGTCGAGAACTACGTCGTCGCCTTCGACGACAGCAGCATCGACGCCGTCGTCGCCCCTTCCGGATCGTGCGTCGGATCCGTCCGTCACCAGCACGAAATCGTCGCCTCCCGTTACGGTTCCGCGTCGTTGTGCGGGCGGGTCGACACCGTCAAGGCCAAGACGTACGAGTTGTCCGAATTCCTCGTCGACGTCCTCGGCGTCACCGACGTCGGCGCCTACTTCCCCCACCGGGTGACCTATCACCCCACCTGCCACTCGTTGCGGATGCTGCGGGTGGGGGAGAAACCGCTCCAGCTGTTGCGTGCTGTGCGCGAGATCGACCTCGTCGAACTGCCCGAGGCCGACTCGTGCTGCGGATTCGGAGGCACCTTCGCGATCAAGAACGCCGAGACCTCCACTGCGATGCTCGCCGACAAGCTGAGCAATGTCGCCGCCACCGGCGCCGAATACTGCAGCGCCGGCGACTCGTCGTGCCTGATGCACATCGGCGGCGGTCTCACGCGCCTGCGCACCGGCACCCGCACCATCCACCTCGCCGAGATCCTCGCCTCCGTGGAACCGGCCGTCGCCCCCAAGGGAGTGCCCGCGTGACCGCACTCGGTATGCCCGTCGTCCCGCCACGAGGATCCGGAAATCTGCGCGGTCTCGAGAAGTTTCCCGACGCAGCGCGCCAGGAACTCGCGAACCCGCAGTTGCGGCGCAACATCGGCAAGGCCACTCACACCATCCGTGCCAAGCGACTGAACGTCACCGGGGAACTGCCCGACTGGGAGCAGCTGCGCGACGCCGGAGCTGCCGTCAAGACCGACGTGCTCAACCGCCTCCCGGAGTTGCTCGTCCAACTCGAGGAGGCGGTGACAGCGCGCGGCGGCGTGGTGCACTGGGCGGCAGACGCCGCCGAGGCCAACGCCATCGTCACCGACCTGATCCGGAAGACGGGATCCGACGAGGTCATCAAGGTCAAATCGATGGCCACCCAGGAGATCGGACTCAACGAGCACCTCGAGGAACAAGGGATCGCCGCCTACGAGACCGACCTCGCCGAGCTCATCGTCCAACTCGGCCACGACAAGCCCTCGCACATCCTCGTGCCCGCCATCCACCGCAACCGCGCCGAGATCCGCGAGATCTTCCTGCGTGAGATGCCGGACGTCGACCCCGACCTCGACGACAATCCCCGCCACCTCGCCGCCGCGGCACGAAAGTTCCTGCGTCACAAGTTCATGACGGTGCCGGTTGCGGTGTCGGGCGCGAACTTCGGCATCGCCGAGACCGGCACCCTCGCCGTCGTCGAATCCGAGGGCAACGGCCGCATGTGCCTGACGCTGCCGCAGACACTCATCACCGTCATGGGCATCGAGAAGCTGTTGCCCACCTTCCGCGACCTCGAGGTGTTCCTGCAGCTGCTGCCGCGCTCGTCGACGGGGGAGCGCATGAATCCCTACACGTCGATGTGGACCGGTGTCACCCCCGGCGACGGTCCGCAGGAATTCCACCTCGTACTGCTGGACAACGGCCGCACCGCCGCGCTCGCCGACGAGATCGGACGTGAAGCACTGCACTGCATCCGGTGTTCGGCCTGCCTGAACGTGTGCCCGGTCTACGAGCGCACCGGAGGCCACGCCTACGGCTCGACCTATCCGGGCCCGATCGGCGCCGTCCTCAGCCCGCAGTTGGCCGGGATGGACCAACCCGACGACCCCAACGCCAGCCTGCCGTTCGCATCGAGCCTGTGCGGTGCCTGCTACGACGCCTGCCCCGTCAAGATCGACATCCCCTCGTTGCTGGTGGAACTGCGCCACCAGAAGGTCGAACACGCCCGCTTCGGACCCGAGGCCGCGGCGATGAAGGCCGCGTCGCTGGCCATGTCGTCCTCTCGACGCTGGACGGCCGCGCAGAAGGCCGCCGGACTCGGCCGTGTCCTCGCCGGCAAGAAGGGGAGAATCACCAATCTGCCCGGTCCGCTCGCCGGCTGGACCGACGCTCGCGACATGCCGGCCCCGCCGAAACAGACCTTCCGGCAATGGTGGGCCTCCGACGAAGGACGTGCCGCACTCGCGAAGGCACGCGAGGAAGGACAGCAGCGATGAGCAGCCGCGACGCGATTCTCGGCCGGATCCGTTCGGCGCAGACTCTGGCACCGCCGACACCGGTCGAGGTACCGCGCGACTACCGTCTCGGACGCACCCTGCCGGACGCCGAACGCCGTGAGCTGCTGGTCGACCGGCTGGTCGACTACAAGGCCCACGTGCACGAAAGCACACCGGAGGATCTGCATGTTGTGCTGGCGAAGATCCTCACGGCTCGTGGGGTGCGCCGCGTCGGGATCCCGGAGGGCCTGGATCGGTCGTGGCTGGCGGAATTCGGTGGCGAGGTGGTGGTCGACTCCATCGACCGGCCCGCAGCCGACCTCGGTGATCTCGACGGGGTCGTCACCGCTTCGGCCGTCACCTGCGCCGAGACGGGCACGATCTTCCTCGACGGCAGCCCCGACCAGGGGCGACGCGCGCTCACGCTGGTGCCCGACCTGCACGTGTGCGTCGTGGCGATGAGCGACGTCGAGGTGGGAGTGCCCGAAGCGCTGGCCCGGCTCGTCCCGGAACGGCCTATCACCATGATCAGTGGACCGTCCGCGACGTCGGACATCGAACTCGAACGCGTCGAGGGCGTGCACGGCCCCCGCACCCTGGAGGTGGTGATGATCGGATGACCCTGCTGACCGAGCGTGTCCGGCCGCGACTCGGATGGCAACAGCATGCCAACTGCCGGACCTCCGACGAGTACTTCTTCTTCGCCCCGGAGGGCGAACCACCGAACATCCGCAGGCGGCGCGAGGTCGTCGCGAAACGCATTTGCGCGAGCTGCCGAGTGCTGGCCGAGTGTCGCACCCACGCGATGCTCAGCGGCGAACTGCACGGAGTGTGGGGTGGACTGTCGGAACACGAACGGCTGCAACATCTCAACCACTGACCGCACACGATCTTCGGTGTTTCCGACCTCGCTCGGCTCGGTCCGAGTCACCGAATTCGAGAACGAGTACGCACCGGGGGCGTGACCCGTCCCGTCGAAATGAGGTAGTCCTCTACGCAGGCGCCGGTATCGGCCGGTTCACATACTGATCCCGCGGGGTCCTCCCGCATCTCTTGTCACCCTTCGGATCAGAGGAACTCATCATGATGACGGACGATGCCGACGGCCCCGTCGAGGCCGAGACCACGGGCCGGCAGATCATCACTTTCACCGAGGACAGCACCCACGAGGAACGGGTCGCCGCACTCGAATCGATCAGCGGCGTGACCTCGATCGCGTCCAGCGACGAGACGGGACCGGAAGCGGTCCCCGCCGACGAACTCGAATCCGCCGACGCGACCATCTTCGAACGACTCGGGGTGGCTGTCGCCGCGGTCGACGCGTCGCAGGTCGAATCGCTCGAGGAGGTCGCACGGCAGGATCCGGCGATCGTGGCCGTGGAACCCGAACATGTCGTCCATACCCTGGCGGCACCGCTGGCCATGGAGACACATCTGGCGGACGGCCGCAGGCACACCTGGGGTCCGCAGGCCACCCGTGCGCTCACGTCGCAGTTCGATGGCTCCGGCGTTCGGGTGGCCGTGCTCGACACCGGATTCGACCTGAACCATCCCGACTTCGCGGGCCGGACGATCATCAGCAAATCGTTCATCGCAGGCCAGGCGGTCCAGGACGGGAACGGACACGGCACCCACTGTGTCGGCACGTCCTGCGGACCGAGGAATCTACCGAACGCGCGAGGCTACGGCGTCGCACCGAAGGCGGCGATCTTCGTCGGGAAGGTGCTGAGCAATCAGGGCAGTGGGTCCGACTCCACAATCCTTGCCGGGATCGAGTGGGCGTTGGCCAACGGGTGCCAGGTCGTCTCGATGTCTCTGGGCGCCGACGTTCCTCAACCGGTGATGGCCTACGAGGCCGTCGGACAGCGCGCACTGGCTGCCGGGACGCTGATCATCGCTGCTGCGGGGAACAACGCTCGTCGGCCGGCGGACCCCGGATTCGTCGGAAGTCCCGCGAACTCGCCGTCGATCATGGCGGTCGCGGCACTGGCGTCCGACCTGAGGATGGCGGCGTTCTCGGCCAGGGCCACCGTGGTTCCGGGCGGTGCGATCGACATCGCCGCACCCGGTGTCGACGTGTACTCGTCGTGGCCGATGCCGGACCGCTACAACACGATCAGCGGGACATCCATGGCCACACCGCACGTGGCCGGATTGGCGGCGCTCATCGTGCAGAGCACGGCAAAGACCGGAAAGGAACTCTGGAAGACGCTGGTCGACGGGGCCGAGGTGCTGCCGTTGCCGCAGGTCGATGCGGGCGCGGGGTTGGCCATCGCGCCGTGAGCCGGCGTCCGATGCGCAGGACCTCCGTCGTCCTGGCGGTGTTGTCGGCCGTAGTCCTGGTGTCGGCGGCGGCCTGCTCGCACGACGCCACGAATCCGCAACGAGGGAGCACCTCGGAGGACGGGGAGACATCCATGGTCGAACCACCGCGAGAGCACCTGGTCGTCCTTGTTCCCGAGCGAGCCGACGCGACCCTTGCCGACGTCGAGGCCATGGCTCCGGTGACCCAGTTGCTCCGGCCCAGCCTGCTCCTCGTCCTCGCGGATCCCGATGTGAGGGAGGGCATTCGAAGAATCCCCGGCGTCCTCGGCGTCTACGACACCGCCCCCGACGACGAGTCGTTCGGTCTGTCGCCCGAGGAGCAGTTGTTCGTGGACGCCTGGGTGGCCCGACACGCGCCGAAGACGCGCCCCGGCGAGGGCTCGAACTGGGACACTCCCGGATTCGAACCGCCGGACATCCCCGGCCGGTGACTCGCACCGGACCGGTTTGCACACATTTTCGACATCAGGAGCATGACATGACCGGCGACCTGAACATCACGGAACGCGTCGTACGTGCAGACGACGTACGCGCAGCCGATCCGAGCGACGAGGCACAGGAACGAACGATCCACCGCTACGGGCGGATCTCCATCCTTGCCGCTCCGGGGGAGTCCGCGGAGGAATCCGTCTCGGAGATCGGAGACATGCGGGACCTCGTCGACGACCCCACCGAGGTCGAGACACTGGGCCTCGCGGCGCAACGGTTGCGGCAATCCGCCGTCTACCGGCGGGCGAAGGAGAACCGGCCCCGCGACGGTCGAGAGTGGGACATGGGGGACTGCACGTCGGTCGTGCCCGTCCCGCCCCAGGTGGCAGAGCGCGACAGTCAGCAGGAAGCGGGACCGACGAGTTCCTATCTCGAGGGGTCGGTGGCGGTCGGCATCGTCATCGTCCAGGGACCGACTGCGGCATTGAGCTTCACCGAGGCCGAGGTGGTGAAGGTGGTCGCCGAGGTCCAGAACGGTCTGGGATGGCTCGCCACCGCAAACCCCTTGGCGGGCATCTCCTTCTCGTACGACATCCAGAACGTGAACCTGAGTGTGCAGGCGGACCCGTCCGCTGCCGACCTCGAGGCGCTCTGGCGTGATCCGGCGATGGGCGCGCTGGGCTACAGTGCCGACTGGAACGGCGTGGGTGCCTACGTCGAGGACATCCGCAGCCGTTACGGAACCCGCTGGACGTACTGCGCCTTCTTCACGAAGTATCCGCTCGGTCACTTCGCGTACGCGGGTGCGCCACGGGTCGTCATGGACTACAACAACGACGGCTGGGGCCCGGACAACATCGACCGGGTGTTCGCGCACGAGACCGGACACATCTTCGGCTGCCCGGACGAGTACGCGGACAGCAGGTGCACGTGCGGCGGTGCCTTCGGACGATACGGACTCGCCAACGGCAACTGCGAGAACTGCGCGGCCGAAGGTGGCGTCCCGTGCCTGATGAAGGGCAACACGTTCACCGTCTGCGGCTTCACTCCCGGACACCTCGGATGGGCGCCGCAGCTCGTCGTCAACAACTTCGGGTACAACGCCGGATCGTGGCGCACCGATCGGCATCCGCGGTTCCTCGCCGACACCACGGGCAACCGCCGCGCCGACATCGTCGGATTCGGTGATGCCGGTGTCTACGTGTCGCGCTCCCAGCCCAACGGACGCTTCGAGACACCACGTCTCGTCGTCAAGGACTTCGCCTACCAGGCCGGTGGATGGCGGGTGGAGCGGCATCCGCGGTTCCTGGCGGATACGACTGGGGACCGTCGGGCCGATATCGTCGGTTTCGGTGATGCAGGGGTGTACGTGTCTCGGGCGCAGGCCGATGGGTCGTTCGGTCCGGTGACGAGGGTGGTCGCCGATTTCGGCTACGTTGCCGGTGGATGGCGGGTGGAGCGGCATCCGCGGTTCCTGGCCGACACTACGGGTGACGGCCGGGCGGACATCGTCGGATTCGGTGATGCCGGGGTGTACGTGTCCCGAGCGCAGGCGGACGGGACGTTCGGACCGGTCACGCGCGTCGTCGACGACTTCGGGTACAACGCGGGTGGTTGGCGCGTGGAGCGGCATCTACGGTTCCTAGCGGACACCACCGGGGACGGCCGGGCTGACATCGTCGGATTCGGCGAGGCGGGTGTGTATGTCTCTCTGGCTCGAGCCGATGGGACGTACGGGCCGGTCACGCGCGTCGTCGACAACTTCGCCTACAGCGCCGGAGGATGGCGGATCGAGCGGCATCCGCGGTTCCTGGCGGACACCACCGGTGACGGTCGTGCTGACATCGTCGGATTCGGCAATGCCGGCGTCTACGTGTCGCGGGCACTGGGCAACGGCGGGTTCGACGCGCCCGGATTGATCGTCACCAACTTCGGTTACGACGCCGGTGGGTGGCGGGTCGACCAGCATCCGCGGTTCCTGGCGGACACCACCGGTGACGGTCGCGCCGACATCATCGGGTTCGGCAGCGCCGGCGTGTGGTTGCACAGATCGTGACCGTACTCGAACGAGGGGTTCCGGCCGGTGCGTCGCATCGGCCGGAAACCCTCATCTCAGGTTCATGGTTGCCCCGATTCGAACGTGAGGACCTCGTCGTCGACGGAGAGAACCGTGCGCACCTGGGGATGCGGTGCGCAGCCATCGTTCTGCAGACCTTGCGGGTCGACGGGGAGTCCAGGTCGGTCATGACGGATCCTTTCCTGCGCCGAAAAGTGCTTCGAACGAAGCTTCACGCTCGGGTGCTGCGAAATCATGCGTAGCGGACTACTCGAAGAGCCTCCTTTCGGACGTGACGATCACGTGCGGGTTGTCGAATCGACCTCCACCGCCGGCTGCGGGAGCGCACGACTGTCGACGAGTTCCTGCCTGTTCAGCACACCCGGCAGACCGCGACCGTTGCGGGTGAACAGAGCCGTCACCACCGCGACACCCGCGAAGATCGTGACCAGGATGCTCCACTCCTCGGGGAGAAGATCGAGCAGACCGTATCCGCCGATGCCGGCGAGGAACCGCAGGAGCCGCGAGACCGCCACGGGCATCGAGCCTCCCACGTACCGCAGTCGCACGACGTGATCACCGGGAGACCTGCCCGTGGTGAGGATGACGAGCAACCACACCGCGAGGGTGACGCTGCCGCCGATGATCGTCGACACCGGACCTTCGACGGCGGTCGCGCGATCGTCGGCGAGGTAGATCAGGTAGGCCCGCACCGCGACCGCCACGGCGAAGGTCGTCAACGTGTAGCCGAGCCAGTCGCACAACATCGCGAGCAACCGGCGTGGGACGGTGACCGGGCGCGATGCTCCCGGGTCGACGTCAGCGGAAGGATCCGACAATCCGCGCGGAACCACAAGTGCCAACAGCGAACCCAGCGCCGCGCCGACCGTGTTGGTGAGCAGATCGTCGACGTCGAACACCCGATACGCGCAGTCGTACGCACCCCACATCCCGGTCAGTTGGGCGAGTTCGACGAACAGCGACGTCGCGAACCCGGCCGCGATCGCCACGAGGATTCCGCGGCCCCCGAGCGCGCGGACGAAGAATCCGAGCGGAACGAACAGCAGCACGTTCAGCGCCAGTTGCAGGACCGCCGTGTCGCGGAGGAATGCGGTGGGACTGCCGGTGTTCGACCACGCACCCCACAGGTCGTCGACGAAGGCGAGCGGATCGGTGTTGGTCCCGGCGCACACCAGCGTCTGTGGATCGGGGAGTGGCAGCAGGGTGTAGGCCCACAGTGCCCAGAAGTAGACGAGGGCTGCGACGAACAGCGCCAGCCGTCCGAGCGAGAGGCGGCCGCGGCGTCGATAGCTCAACGCGACGAACGGCACGAACAACACCGCCCCGACGAGTAGGCCGGCGAAGACTGCGATGACTCCGAGTTCGACGCGACTGTCCACGAGGGGAGTCTGCCACCCGGACGGTCCGATTCCGGGGACGCTCGAGCGTGCCGATGTCGACCGACCCGACCTGCTTGTCCGTCCGCTATTCCACGCCGTATATTCGGCGCCGACTATTCGAAGCGAACGAGTCGCAGAATCGCAACGCCTCCCGACGATCGAAGGAAATCGAGACCGGTGTCCGATCAGCCCCGCAGCCCCGTCCTGACGCCTATGGCCGTCGCGGTACTCGGGCTGCTCGAGGAACGGCCGATGCATCCCTACGAGATGCACCAGCTTCTGCTCAAGCGGCGCGAGGACAACCTGATCAAGCTCCGGCCGAGCTCGCTGTACCACACTGTTTCCCGCCTCGCGGAAAGCGGACTGATCCGGCAGGAAGGCACAGAACGCGCAGGCAACAGGCCCGAGCGCACCACTTACAGCATCACCGAGGCCGGCGCCGCGGCCGTGCGGGCCCGCCTCGCCGAGATCATCCGACGGCCCGTCCGTGAATATCCGATCTTTCCCCTCGGTCTCGCCGAATCGCACAACCTTCCGGCCGACGAGGTCGTCGTTCTCCTCGGCGAGCGCATCGACCGGCTCGAGGAAGAACTTGTCGAATTCGACGCGATCCGCATGTGGGCCGCGGACAACGGCGTGCCGCGTCGCTACTGGGTGGCCGTCGACTTTCTCCGGGACAGGACCGCCCACGAAGCGGACTGGCTTCGCGGGCTGATCGAGGAGATCCGCGACGGCTCCCTCGCGTGGCAGAGCTTCGATGCCGCCGATCTACAACTTCCGGACCCGCCCCATGATCTCGGCCGCGACTGGGGTGCGGCGCTGACGGACGAGACTCTCGCCGAACTGCGGAGGAGCGGTGCGGGAAGTAGTGGTCCCGGTCGGCCGTAGTACATCGACCGAACCTGGACACCTTGACCCAATAGATCGCCGGTCGTGCTCGACCGGTGCGAACAGGAACGAAATCGATGAAAACCGAACGTAATCCGTGGTGGGGCCTGTCGGCCCTGGTGGTCGGGTTCTTCATGATCCTGCTGGACTTGACCATCGTCGCGGTGGCCAACCCGGCGATCATGGCCGACCTGCAGGCCGACATCAATCAGGTCGTCTGGGTGACCAGCGCCTATCTGCTCACCTATGCGGTGCCTCTGCTGTTCACCGGTCGTCTCGGCGACCGGTTCGGCCCCAAGCACATCTACCTTGCGGGCCTGGTGGTGTTCACCGCAGCGTCGCTGTGGTGCGCGACCTCCGGCACCATCGAGATGCTCATCGCCGCCCGCGCCGTCCAGGGACTCGGCGCGGCGCTGATGACGCCGCAGACGATGGCGATCATCACCCGCACCTTCGCGCCCGACAAGCGCGGCGCGGCCATGGGTCTGTGGGGCGCGGTCGCCGGTCTGGCCTCGCTGCTCGGGCCCCTCGTCGGTGGTGTGCTGGTCGATTGGCAGGGCTGGAACTGGATCTTCTACATCAACGTCCCGGTCGGCATCATTGCGTTCGTGCTGGCGGC
This window contains:
- a CDS encoding glycosyltransferase family 87 protein — its product is MIENSNHGRDGRPWWVQPTVRSPQALLKCVFWPIAVMLVVHRTAILAVDGARTDDFTGVYRAAVAFWNREPVYTATYEHVDPHYLYPPSGSLLIAPFAALEHELSRWAFIGVNAAAVLVAVYLVVRMLGYTARSAAFPIAVTVAFASESVINTLVFTNINGVVLLGQMAFLTLLLARRDLWAGTAIGVTFAIKPILAPLLLLPVLRRQSKALLTAAAVPVGLTALAWRWAADPWQFVERTVPYLLQSRDYFNSSITGNGTYYGLPEPLILGLRIGFAVLAAATMYLLHRYHRHDEVFFVVTGAGVLMTASFLLGSLGQMYYSMLLFPLLMSVVLPQSVMRNWPAWLAVYGFLSADEWYSGRWVEAGRYAEYMRPTLGWSLLLIVIFAVLVDRRRSARVPEPVTDPSVDIARTGRQNASAPKL
- a CDS encoding FadR/GntR family transcriptional regulator; translated protein: MSSSEGRAWEQVLNHLEQMLVSGELGPGQRLPPERTLAAQLGVGRSSVREALRVMEALGLLSTHTGSGPNVGAMIVSRPTGGMSMLMRLQVAAQNFPVSHIVRTRLVLETEVMDTLANRTPAPELTPAEELLDAMDDPELAAPEFLVLDAQFHVAMADAAGNLVVAAMVAGLRDSIESYVLAGAPHTDWPATCVRLRHEHRGLVDAVRAGDATLARKRIVEHIRGYYAQSFGADAF
- a CDS encoding L-lactate permease, translating into MTFTPATDAIAGSLTASALVGLAPLLTFFVLLAGFKLKAWYSGLGALVVALVVAIIGFDMPAPLAGLSALQGITFGLFPVMWIVITAIWFYELTVVSGRFEDLRRIFNSIGHGDMRIQAMLIAFCFGGMLEALAGFGAPVAITGAMLVTLGMPALRAAVTVLIANTAPVAFGAMAIPITTAGALTDIPATEIAAVVGRQTPILALFVPLLLLFLVDGRRGVRQAWPIALVTGTTFALAQFWCSSHFSYELTDVVASLAGLTAAVLMLQVWKPRTPEDQLSRTRTDTIAVQAGTEGPGAARAPQRPVADESLTTSRVVMALFPYLLVITVFGVAKLWTVGVDLPERLAATDVKIEWPGLYGNLLTSNGDASSSAVYTFSWLSSPGTLLLLSGAIVTLVYARWDSGGMFPLTVRQAVATFGTTVVRMKLAIATVATVLGLSYVMNQSGQTVAIGTWLAGTGAIFALFSPILGWLGTAVTGSDTSANALFARLQQAAGQTAGIDPTLLVAANTSGGVVGKLISPQNLTIAATAVDQPGSESVLLRKVIGYSVAMLVILCVLVYLQSTPVLSWMLP
- a CDS encoding (Fe-S)-binding protein, which translates into the protein MRIALFATCLGDTMFPKAVSATALLLTRLGHDVVFPERQTCCGQMHVNTGYQPDALPLVENYVVAFDDSSIDAVVAPSGSCVGSVRHQHEIVASRYGSASLCGRVDTVKAKTYELSEFLVDVLGVTDVGAYFPHRVTYHPTCHSLRMLRVGEKPLQLLRAVREIDLVELPEADSCCGFGGTFAIKNAETSTAMLADKLSNVAATGAEYCSAGDSSCLMHIGGGLTRLRTGTRTIHLAEILASVEPAVAPKGVPA
- a CDS encoding LutB/LldF family L-lactate oxidation iron-sulfur protein, whose amino-acid sequence is MTALGMPVVPPRGSGNLRGLEKFPDAARQELANPQLRRNIGKATHTIRAKRLNVTGELPDWEQLRDAGAAVKTDVLNRLPELLVQLEEAVTARGGVVHWAADAAEANAIVTDLIRKTGSDEVIKVKSMATQEIGLNEHLEEQGIAAYETDLAELIVQLGHDKPSHILVPAIHRNRAEIREIFLREMPDVDPDLDDNPRHLAAAARKFLRHKFMTVPVAVSGANFGIAETGTLAVVESEGNGRMCLTLPQTLITVMGIEKLLPTFRDLEVFLQLLPRSSTGERMNPYTSMWTGVTPGDGPQEFHLVLLDNGRTAALADEIGREALHCIRCSACLNVCPVYERTGGHAYGSTYPGPIGAVLSPQLAGMDQPDDPNASLPFASSLCGACYDACPVKIDIPSLLVELRHQKVEHARFGPEAAAMKAASLAMSSSRRWTAAQKAAGLGRVLAGKKGRITNLPGPLAGWTDARDMPAPPKQTFRQWWASDEGRAALAKAREEGQQR